TGGCCCCGTGACGCAGGTCGGAGCGTGGCGCATCGCCCCCGACGCGAGCGTGCGCGCCGTGCGCGTGCTCGGCAACGTGCACCTGGTCTACGAGCGGGGGCGCGAGTCGATGCTGCTCGAGACCCTCGACGCCGATCGTCTGCCCGAACTGGGGCCGGCCCGGTCCACCCACGGGCCGCTCGACCTGCTGAGGGCGCGGCGCACCTCGACCGCCCCGGTCTCCCGGGTGGCCAGAGGCTGACCACTCGGGTCCGGATGCCAGCCGACCGCCCGGTCGGTCCGTGGTCGAGAAGAATCGTAACCTGATGAACAACAATGGGTTGGGCGATCCGGCGGTGCGACCTGTCGCGATCGGGACGCGGCACGCCCGTTGCGCTACGCGGCGCCATGATGCGTGACCGACGTGCATTCCGGACCGTCCTGGTGCTGCTCGTGGCGGCGGTGCTCCTGGTGCCGGCCGACGGGGCCGCGCAGCAGGTCGCTGCCGATGGCGACCAGCTCACTCTCAGCGTCCAGGGCGGGGGCGACGGCAATCTGAGCTCGACGATCAAGATCGTCCTGCTGATGACCCTGCTCACGCTGGCACCGTCGATCATCGTCCTGACCACCAGCTTCACGCGCATGCTCATCGTGCTCGGCTTCCTGCGGCAGGCCCTCGGCACGCACCAGACCCCGAGCAACCAGATCCTCGCGGGCATGGCCCTCTTCCTGAGCATCGTGGTGATGACTCCGGTCTTCGAGCAGATCAACGCCACCGCGATCCAGCCATATCTCGCCGCCCAGGAGCAGGTCGACGGCGAGGAGCAGGGCGGAATGACCGATCGCGAGGCGATCGAGGCCGCCATGGTACCGCTGCGCAATTTCATGCTGGCGCAGACCCGCGAGAAAGACCTCGACCTGTTCCTCGAACTGAATCGGCGGGAGCGTCCCGAGGATCTCGGCGAACTGCCCATGTCGGTGGTGGTGCCGAGCTTCCTGATCAGCGAGCTCAAGACCGCCTTCCAGATGGGCTTCATGCTCTATCTGCCGTTCCTGATCGTCGACATGGTGATCGCGTCGGTGCTCATGAGCATGGGCATGATGATGCTCCCGCCGATCCTGGTGTCGTTGCCGTTCAAGATCCTGCTCTTCGTCCTGGTCGACGGATGGCACCTGATCACCCGTAGCCTGGTCTCGGCCTTCCACGTACCGGTCTGAGGAGGACGTCGTGAGTCCCGATCTCGTCATCGACATGGCCCAGGACTCCGTTTGGACCCTGCTCATGGCGGCTGCGCCGATGCTGATCGCCGGCATGGTGGTGGGTCTGTTGATCTCGATCGTCCAGGCCGCCACGCAGGTGAACGAGATGACCATGACCTTCGTGCCGAAGATCGTGGCCGTCATGGTGACCGCGGTGCTCTTCCTGCCGTTCATCATGTCGAAGCTGACGATCTTCACACAGGAGATCTTCGCGCGCATCGTGGCGGTGGGGCTGTCGTGAACTGGGCCGTCGACATGAACTCGCTGGTGATCGCTGGCCTGGCCTCGGCGCGGGTGCTCAGCTTCCTGTCGAGCCTTCCGATCCTCGGCGTGCGGACGGTGCCCAGCCCCGTGCGTGTGGCGATCGCCCTGTGCTTCGCGACGGCCATGATGCCGACGATCCGCGAGGCGGGAGCGACGGCCCCGGAGACGCCGGTGCTGCTCGCCTTCGCGCTGGCGATCGAGATCCTGGTCGGGCTGCTGCTCGCCTTCGCGGCGGTGACCGTCTTCGCCACCGTGCAGTTCGCGGGCGAGATCATCGGCGTGCAGATGGGCCTGGCGCTGGCGAACGTCGTCGATCCCACCAGCAACATGCAGATCTCCACCGTGAGCCAGATGTTCAATCTGATCGCGGTGCTGATGTTCCTCGCCGTCGACGGCCCGGTGAACCTGCTCCGGGCCTTCGCGCAGGGCTACGAGGCGATGCCCCCGGGGGCCTTCGTTCCCACGGCCGAGAGCATGTTCGAAGCGATCGCCCAGGTGGGAACGCTGTTCTCGCTGGCCGTGCGCATCGCGCTACCGGTCATCACCGCGCTCATGCTGGTGAGCCTGACGCTCGGCGTGCTCGGACGCACCGTACCCCAGATGAATCTCCTCGTGGTCGGCTTCCCGATCAAGATCGTCGTCGGGATCTTCGTGATGGCCGTATCGGTGCCTCTCTTCGGAGAGACCATCATCGGTATTCTGGACCAGGTTCCCGATCGGCTCGGCGACATCATCTGGGCCGGACCGGTGGGGAGGTGATGCGCCATGGCCGAACAACCCGCAGGTGATCGTACCGAACAGGCGACTCCCGAACGGCATCGTAAGGCCCGAGAAGAAGGGCAGGTCGCGCGCAGTGCCGAGGTGAACTCGGTGGCCGTGCTGGGTGTCGCCTTCGCCGCTCTGATCGCGGCCGTCGGCTACATGGGCGATCAGTTGCGCGCGGTCGGCGTACACTACCTGAGCGAGGCGGGCGTGCGTCGCATCGACAGCACCACCGACGCCATGGCCACGCTTCTCGCCGCCGGGGAGAAGGGCATGCTCGCCCTGGCGCCTGTCGCGCTGGCGGTCCTGTTCGTCGGTACCGGCGTCGCCTACGCCCAGGTCGGTTGGAACTGGTCGCCGAAGGCTTACTCCTTCCGCCTCGAGAAGCTGAACCCGCTGGAAGGCCTCAAGAACCGCTTCTTCAGCAAGACGACCTGGTTCGAGCTCGCGAAGAACCTGATCAAGGTCACCGTTCTCGGAGGCATCGCTTTCCTGGCGATCCAGGACATGATTCCGCGCCTCGTCGGTCTGTCGAAACTCGCCTTGGTCGAGGGCTGGGCCGAGGCCGTGCGGATCCTCGCCGAGTTGTTGTTCCGCATGCTGGGTGCACTGCTCGTGCTGGCCCTGATCGACTTCTGGTGGCAGCGGCACCGGCACGCCGAGCAGTTGAAGATGACGAAGGACGAGGTCAAGCGCGAGATGAAGGACCAGGAGGGCGATCCCAAGCTCAAGGCGCGGGTTCGTTCCCTGATGCTCGAGCAGATGAAGCGGCGGATGCTCGACGAGGTCAAGTCCGCGGACGTCGTGGTGACCAACCCGACGCACTACTCGGTGGCCCTTCGCTACCGCGCCTCCGAAGGCGCTCCGAAGGTCGTGGCCAAGGGGCAGGGGCACCTGGCCCTGCGCATCCGTGAGATCGCGCGCGAGCACCGTGTACCGATCCTCGAGAATCCGCCGCTGGCCCGGGCGCTGTACCGGACCGCCGAGGTCGACTCCTTCGTGCCGATCGACCTCTACGAATCGGTGGCCCAGGTGCTGGCCGCCGTCTACCGCGCCGACCACCGGCGCAGCGACGCGGCGGGGGTGTAGTTCGTCATGGCCGAGGGCAACACCGAGGTCCGACAGGGTGCCGTCGTGAACGGCAGCATATTGGCCGCCGGCATGATGATCGGCGTCCTGGTCCTGATGGTCATTCCGGTGCCCACCGGGGTGGTCGACGTCCTGTTGACCTTCAACATCGCCTTTGCGATGACCGTTTTCCTGGTGACGGTCTATCTCAAGCGGCCGATGGACTTCTCGGTCTTCCCCTCGCTGCTGCTGATGGTCACGCTCTTCCGTCTGGCGCTGAACGTGGCGAGCACGCGCCTGATCCTCAGCAATGCGGACGCCGGAGCCGTGATCGCCGCCTTCGGCGACTTCGTCGTGGGCGGGAACTTCGTCATCGGAGTCGTGGTCTTCCTGATCCTCGTGGTGGTCCAGTTCGTGGTGATCACGAAGGGCTCGGGCCGCATCGCCGAGGTTTCGGCGCGGTTCACCCTGGACGCGCTTCCGGGCAAGCAGATGGCGATCGACGCGGATCTCAATGCCGGAATGATCACCGAGCACGACGCCCGGACGCGGCGCAAGGAGATCGCGGACGAGGCCGAGTTCTACGGCGCCATGGACGGCGCCAGCAAGTTCGTGCGCGGCGACGCCATTGCGGGCATGGTGATCACCGCCATCAACATCCTCGGCGGCCTCGCCATCGGTACCCTGCAACGGGGCATGCCCGTGGGCGACAGTGCACGGATCTACACGCTGCTCACCGTGGGTGACGGTCTGGTCAGCCAGATTCCGGCACTCCTGGTGAGTACGGCGGCCGGTATCGTCGTCACCCGGAACAACAGCGGGCTGAACCTGGGGACCGACATCGCGACCCAGGTCGTGCAGGACCCCCGGGCTCTGCTGGTGAGCGGCGCGGCTCTGGGCGCATTCGCCTTCGTGCCGGGCCTGCCCACCTTGCCCTTCCTCTTGCTCTCGGTGGGGGCGGGCGTGGCCGGATTCCTCTCGAGGAATCAGAACGAACGTCAGGTGCGCGAAGAGCAGGAGGAGGCTGCGCGCGCAGCGGAAGAAGCGGAGGCACCGGCCGAGGAACGCGACGGCGACGACATCTTCGTCGTGGACCGCCTCGAGCTCGAGATCGGCTACGGCCTGATTCCGATCGTCGACGCCGGCCGGGGTGGCGATCTGTTGCAGCGCATCACGAACGTGCGCCGCAAGACGGGATCGGAACTCGGCATCAACGTCGCGCCGATCCGTATCCGGGACAATCTGCAGCTCGGTGCGAACGAGTACGTGGTGAAGCTCCGTGGAGTCGAGATCACCCGATTCGAGCTTCACCTCGACCGGCTGCTCGCCATGCGGGTGCGCGACGGTGGTGCCGACGTGCCGGGGATCACGACCTCTGAGCCGGCCTTCGGCCTGCCCGCGGTTTGGATCTCCAAGGACGACAAGTCGCAGGCCGAGATGGCCGGTTACACCGTGGTCGAGCCGAGCGCGGTCGTGGCCACGCACCTCGCCGAGATCGTCAAGGCGCACGCCGACGAGATCCTCACCCGCCAGGACGTCAAGGACATGGTCGATCGGCTCGGCGAGCACGCCCCCGCGCTGGTCGAAGAGGTCTTCGGCGACAAGATCTCGCTCACGGTGCTGCACGGTGTGCTCCGCGGACTGTTGCACGAACGGATCCCGGTGCGCGACCTGGTGACCATCCTCGAGACGCTGGCGTCGAGTGGCCCCGTGAACGAGGGCCAGGTGGACGCGCTGGTCGAGCGCGTGCGCATGTCCCTGAGCCGGCAGCTCTCGCACCTCTACGCCGACGAGAACCGCACCATCTGGGTCCTCACGGTCCATCCCGAGACCGAACAGGCGATCTTCTCGTCGTTCCGCGAGTCGGAGCGCGCGCAGAACGTGGTCATGGATCCCGGTTTCGCCGAGCGCTTCGTGGCCACTCTGGGCCAGCAGGTCGACCAGGTGGTCGCCGCTGGTCGCTCACCGCTGCTGGTGGTGAGCAGCCCCATTCGTTCTTTCACGCGACGCCTGATCGAGGCGTCGTTCCCGATGGTCGGCGTCCTCGGATACACCGAGATCGCGCCCGGCTATCAGATCCGATCCCTGGGGACGGTGATCGCTCATGGCAATGCCAACCTCGACGCCCAACGGGCCCAGGCCGCAGCCACGGCCGGCGGGGCCTGACGTTCCGACGCGTGTGGTGCGCGCCGACGACCTGGCGCAGGCACTGGCGCGTGTGCGTCTGACCTTCGGACGTGACGCCCTGGTCCTGGGGACGCGCACGGTGACCATTTCCGACCCGGAAGCCCTGCGGCCGCGCACCCAGGTCGAGGTGACGGTCGCCGACCCCTCGGCCCAGCCGCAGGAACGG
The sequence above is a segment of the Candidatus Krumholzibacteriia bacterium genome. Coding sequences within it:
- the fliP gene encoding flagellar type III secretion system pore protein FliP (The bacterial flagellar biogenesis protein FliP forms a type III secretion system (T3SS)-type pore required for flagellar assembly.) — protein: MMRDRRAFRTVLVLLVAAVLLVPADGAAQQVAADGDQLTLSVQGGGDGNLSSTIKIVLLMTLLTLAPSIIVLTTSFTRMLIVLGFLRQALGTHQTPSNQILAGMALFLSIVVMTPVFEQINATAIQPYLAAQEQVDGEEQGGMTDREAIEAAMVPLRNFMLAQTREKDLDLFLELNRRERPEDLGELPMSVVVPSFLISELKTAFQMGFMLYLPFLIVDMVIASVLMSMGMMMLPPILVSLPFKILLFVLVDGWHLITRSLVSAFHVPV
- the fliQ gene encoding flagellar biosynthesis protein FliQ, producing the protein MSPDLVIDMAQDSVWTLLMAAAPMLIAGMVVGLLISIVQAATQVNEMTMTFVPKIVAVMVTAVLFLPFIMSKLTIFTQEIFARIVAVGLS
- the fliR gene encoding flagellar biosynthetic protein FliR, translating into MNWAVDMNSLVIAGLASARVLSFLSSLPILGVRTVPSPVRVAIALCFATAMMPTIREAGATAPETPVLLAFALAIEILVGLLLAFAAVTVFATVQFAGEIIGVQMGLALANVVDPTSNMQISTVSQMFNLIAVLMFLAVDGPVNLLRAFAQGYEAMPPGAFVPTAESMFEAIAQVGTLFSLAVRIALPVITALMLVSLTLGVLGRTVPQMNLLVVGFPIKIVVGIFVMAVSVPLFGETIIGILDQVPDRLGDIIWAGPVGR
- the flhB gene encoding flagellar biosynthesis protein FlhB, which encodes MAEQPAGDRTEQATPERHRKAREEGQVARSAEVNSVAVLGVAFAALIAAVGYMGDQLRAVGVHYLSEAGVRRIDSTTDAMATLLAAGEKGMLALAPVALAVLFVGTGVAYAQVGWNWSPKAYSFRLEKLNPLEGLKNRFFSKTTWFELAKNLIKVTVLGGIAFLAIQDMIPRLVGLSKLALVEGWAEAVRILAELLFRMLGALLVLALIDFWWQRHRHAEQLKMTKDEVKREMKDQEGDPKLKARVRSLMLEQMKRRMLDEVKSADVVVTNPTHYSVALRYRASEGAPKVVAKGQGHLALRIREIAREHRVPILENPPLARALYRTAEVDSFVPIDLYESVAQVLAAVYRADHRRSDAAGV
- the flhA gene encoding flagellar biosynthesis protein FlhA, encoding MAEGNTEVRQGAVVNGSILAAGMMIGVLVLMVIPVPTGVVDVLLTFNIAFAMTVFLVTVYLKRPMDFSVFPSLLLMVTLFRLALNVASTRLILSNADAGAVIAAFGDFVVGGNFVIGVVVFLILVVVQFVVITKGSGRIAEVSARFTLDALPGKQMAIDADLNAGMITEHDARTRRKEIADEAEFYGAMDGASKFVRGDAIAGMVITAINILGGLAIGTLQRGMPVGDSARIYTLLTVGDGLVSQIPALLVSTAAGIVVTRNNSGLNLGTDIATQVVQDPRALLVSGAALGAFAFVPGLPTLPFLLLSVGAGVAGFLSRNQNERQVREEQEEAARAAEEAEAPAEERDGDDIFVVDRLELEIGYGLIPIVDAGRGGDLLQRITNVRRKTGSELGINVAPIRIRDNLQLGANEYVVKLRGVEITRFELHLDRLLAMRVRDGGADVPGITTSEPAFGLPAVWISKDDKSQAEMAGYTVVEPSAVVATHLAEIVKAHADEILTRQDVKDMVDRLGEHAPALVEEVFGDKISLTVLHGVLRGLLHERIPVRDLVTILETLASSGPVNEGQVDALVERVRMSLSRQLSHLYADENRTIWVLTVHPETEQAIFSSFRESERAQNVVMDPGFAERFVATLGQQVDQVVAAGRSPLLVVSSPIRSFTRRLIEASFPMVGVLGYTEIAPGYQIRSLGTVIAHGNANLDAQRAQAAATAGGA